From Salipiger profundus, a single genomic window includes:
- a CDS encoding GFA family protein, producing the protein MDKIAFPLDGTCRCGSTRFRITTAPMMTAACHCTGCQRMASSAFSLTAMVQADGFEVLEGAPVLGGLRDPDLQHNFCPECLTWIFTRVPEHGMVNVRPTMFDDLSWFAPFIETCTKTKLPWAQTGAAHSFEAFPPMERFGELMAEYAQSRG; encoded by the coding sequence ATGGACAAGATCGCATTTCCGCTCGACGGCACATGCCGCTGCGGCTCCACCCGGTTCCGGATCACGACGGCGCCGATGATGACGGCGGCCTGCCACTGCACCGGGTGCCAGCGCATGGCGTCGAGTGCGTTTTCGCTGACCGCGATGGTTCAGGCCGACGGGTTCGAGGTCCTGGAAGGGGCGCCTGTGCTCGGCGGCCTTCGCGACCCGGACCTGCAGCACAACTTCTGCCCCGAGTGCCTGACGTGGATCTTCACGCGTGTGCCTGAACACGGGATGGTGAATGTCCGGCCGACGATGTTCGACGACCTCTCGTGGTTCGCGCCCTTCATCGAGACCTGCACGAAGACGAAACTGCCGTGGGCGCAGACCGGGGCCGCGCACAGTTTCGAGGCGTTTCCGCCGATGGAGCGTTTCGGCGAGCTGATGGCGGAATACGCGCAGAGCCGTGGCTGA
- the fba gene encoding class II fructose-bisphosphate aldolase (catalyzes the reversible aldol condensation of dihydroxyacetonephosphate and glyceraldehyde 3-phosphate in the Calvin cycle, glycolysis, and/or gluconeogenesis): MARITLRQLLDHAAEHGYAVPAFNISNMEMGLAIMSAAREANAPVILAASRGARSYAGDKLLARLIDGLVETFPEVPVCMHLDHGNDLATCATAIQHGFTSVMMDGSLLADGKTPADYAYNMDITRRVTEMAHACGVSVEGELGVLGSLETGMGDQEDGHGATEKLSEEQLLTDPAEAEQFVKDTGVDALAVAMGTSHGAYKFTRQPDGDILAMSVIEEINRRLPDTHLVMHGSSSVPEDLQQIINSYGGDIRPTWGVPVEEIQRGIRSGVRKVNIDTDNRMAMTAGVRRVLSETPDEFDPRKYLKEGKALMQELCKARFEAFGTAGHASGITPLPLEAMAGRY, translated from the coding sequence ATGGCCCGCATCACCCTTCGCCAGCTTCTCGACCATGCCGCCGAGCATGGCTACGCCGTGCCCGCCTTCAACATCTCGAACATGGAGATGGGGCTTGCCATCATGTCCGCCGCCCGCGAGGCCAACGCTCCGGTGATCCTCGCCGCGTCGCGCGGGGCCCGCAGCTACGCCGGTGACAAGCTGCTCGCGCGGCTCATCGACGGGTTGGTCGAGACCTTCCCCGAGGTCCCGGTCTGCATGCATCTCGACCACGGCAACGATCTGGCCACTTGCGCCACGGCGATCCAGCACGGCTTTACCAGCGTGATGATGGACGGCTCCCTGCTGGCTGACGGCAAGACGCCCGCCGACTACGCCTACAACATGGACATCACCCGGCGCGTGACCGAGATGGCCCACGCCTGCGGCGTCTCGGTCGAGGGCGAACTCGGCGTGCTGGGCTCGCTGGAAACCGGCATGGGCGACCAGGAGGACGGCCACGGCGCGACCGAGAAGCTCTCGGAAGAGCAGCTTCTGACCGATCCGGCCGAGGCCGAGCAGTTCGTGAAGGACACCGGCGTCGATGCGCTGGCCGTCGCGATGGGCACCAGCCACGGCGCCTACAAGTTCACCCGGCAGCCCGATGGCGACATCCTCGCCATGAGCGTGATCGAGGAGATCAACCGTCGCCTGCCCGACACGCACCTCGTGATGCACGGGTCGAGCTCGGTGCCCGAGGACCTGCAGCAGATCATCAACAGCTACGGCGGCGACATCCGCCCGACCTGGGGTGTTCCGGTGGAAGAGATCCAGCGCGGCATCCGCTCGGGCGTGCGCAAGGTGAACATCGACACCGACAACCGCATGGCGATGACCGCCGGCGTCCGCCGGGTGCTCTCGGAAACGCCCGACGAGTTCGACCCGCGCAAGTATCTGAAAGAGGGCAAGGCGCTGATGCAGGAGCTCTGCAAGGCCCGCTTCGAGGCCTTCGGCACCGCCGGTCATGCCTCGGGGATCACGCCGCTGCCGCTCGAGGCGATGGCCGGGCGCTACTGA
- a CDS encoding class 1 fructose-bisphosphatase — MLTLPNDRLSTAAILPACLPEDGVGRIIGALAHALPAIAARLAAGKLPGDPAALVGNNESGDAQKALDVGAHDHILAEMHGCGVRHMLSEEAEAVETIDPNGAWDIAIDPIDGSGSIGIGAPLGMLFVIYPTGPADFARKGSEAVAAGYASFGHSLDFGYTTGEGVQIATFDGQDFRMAARDVTLKPTTSSIAYNASNERHWSPGLQAWARDLRAGKDGPRGRDFNMRWLAAAVGELHRILLKGGAFLYPADRRPGYEGGRLRLAYEAVPIALLIEAAGGRATDGTRRILDLVPATPHENVALVFGATDEVDTIARYIAQET, encoded by the coding sequence ATGCTGACCCTGCCCAATGACCGCCTGTCCACGGCGGCCATCCTGCCGGCCTGCCTGCCCGAAGACGGCGTCGGCCGCATCATCGGCGCGCTTGCGCACGCCCTGCCCGCCATCGCCGCCCGGCTTGCCGCCGGCAAGCTGCCGGGGGACCCCGCCGCGCTCGTGGGCAACAACGAGAGCGGCGACGCGCAGAAGGCGCTCGACGTGGGGGCGCATGACCACATCCTTGCCGAGATGCACGGCTGCGGCGTGCGGCACATGCTCTCGGAAGAAGCCGAGGCGGTCGAGACCATCGACCCGAACGGCGCCTGGGACATCGCCATCGACCCGATCGACGGCTCCGGCTCCATCGGCATCGGCGCACCGCTGGGCATGCTCTTCGTGATCTACCCCACGGGCCCCGCCGATTTCGCCCGCAAGGGCTCCGAGGCGGTGGCGGCAGGCTACGCCTCCTTCGGCCATTCGCTGGATTTCGGCTACACCACCGGCGAGGGCGTGCAGATCGCCACCTTCGACGGGCAGGATTTCCGCATGGCCGCCCGCGACGTGACGCTGAAGCCCACCACCTCGAGCATCGCCTACAACGCCTCGAACGAGCGCCACTGGTCGCCCGGCCTGCAGGCCTGGGCGCGCGACCTGCGCGCCGGCAAGGACGGCCCGCGCGGACGCGACTTCAACATGCGCTGGCTCGCCGCCGCCGTGGGCGAGCTGCACCGCATCCTGCTCAAGGGCGGCGCCTTCCTCTACCCCGCCGACCGGCGCCCCGGCTACGAGGGTGGCCGGCTGCGGCTCGCCTACGAGGCGGTGCCGATCGCCCTGCTCATCGAAGCCGCCGGCGGCCGCGCCACCGACGGCACCCGCCGCATCCTCGATCTTGTCCCCGCCACCCCGCACGAGAACGTCGCGCTGGTTTTCGGCGCCACGGACGAGGTGGACACCATCGCCCGCTACATCGCGCAGGAGACCTGA
- the derI gene encoding D-erythrulose-4-phosphate isomerase, with the protein MKIAVAGDSAGEPLVKVLAEYLAQNPDYEVSDVSLSADGPDAFYANMSDRVASAVMDGTYDKAILCCGTGIGVCMSANKIPGIRAAQTHDTYSAGKAATSNNAHIITMGARVIGPELAKDIADAFLSASFDPNGKSAGNVNAINEVDAKYNKA; encoded by the coding sequence ATGAAGATTGCAGTAGCAGGTGACAGCGCGGGCGAACCGCTGGTGAAGGTCCTGGCCGAGTATCTCGCCCAGAACCCCGACTACGAGGTGTCGGACGTGTCGCTGTCGGCAGACGGCCCCGATGCGTTCTACGCCAACATGTCCGACCGCGTTGCCTCGGCCGTGATGGACGGCACCTACGACAAGGCGATCCTGTGCTGCGGCACCGGCATCGGCGTGTGCATGTCGGCGAACAAGATCCCCGGCATCCGTGCGGCGCAGACCCACGACACCTATTCCGCCGGCAAGGCCGCCACGTCCAACAACGCGCATATCATCACCATGGGTGCGCGCGTGATCGGGCCCGAACTGGCCAAGGACATCGCGGATGCCTTCCTGAGCGCGTCGTTCGATCCGAACGGCAAGTCGGCAGGCAACGTGAACGCCATCAACGAGGTCGACGCCAAGTACAACAAGGCGTAA
- a CDS encoding triose-phosphate isomerase — translation MPKAWIGTSWKMNKTLAEAMTWADGLAQATLDDNIQSFVIPPFTAVREVKAALDGRPVKVGAQNMHWADAGAWTGEVSAPMLTDCGLDVVELGHSERREHFGETDETVGLKTEAAVRHGLIPLICIGETLEDREGGRAAEVLEREVRGALSKLSDDQKGAEIWLAYEPVWAIGENGIPATSDYADARQAEIIAVAEDVLGRRIPCLYGGSVNPGNCAELIACPHIDGLFIGRSAWDVSGYLDILARCGAVLGAQD, via the coding sequence ATGCCCAAGGCCTGGATCGGCACCAGCTGGAAGATGAACAAGACGCTCGCCGAGGCGATGACCTGGGCCGACGGGCTGGCGCAGGCCACGCTCGACGACAACATCCAGAGCTTCGTGATCCCGCCCTTCACCGCCGTGCGCGAGGTGAAGGCGGCGCTGGACGGGCGTCCCGTCAAGGTCGGCGCGCAGAACATGCACTGGGCCGATGCCGGCGCCTGGACCGGCGAGGTCTCGGCCCCGATGCTCACCGATTGCGGCCTCGATGTCGTCGAGCTCGGCCACTCCGAGCGCCGCGAGCATTTCGGCGAGACCGACGAGACCGTCGGGCTCAAGACCGAGGCCGCCGTGCGCCACGGGCTGATCCCGCTGATCTGCATCGGCGAAACGCTCGAGGACCGCGAGGGCGGCCGCGCCGCCGAGGTGCTCGAACGCGAGGTGCGCGGCGCGCTCTCGAAGCTCTCGGACGACCAGAAAGGCGCCGAGATCTGGCTTGCCTACGAACCGGTCTGGGCCATCGGCGAGAACGGCATCCCGGCCACGTCCGACTATGCGGACGCGCGCCAGGCCGAGATCATCGCCGTCGCCGAAGACGTGCTGGGGCGGCGCATTCCCTGCCTTTACGGCGGGTCGGTCAACCCGGGCAATTGCGCCGAGCTGATCGCCTGCCCACATATCGACGGGCTGTTCATCGGGCGCTCTGCCTGGGACGTGTCCGGCTACCTCGACATTCTCGCGCGCTGCGGTGCAGTGCTCGGGGCACAAGACTGA
- the tkt gene encoding transketolase, whose protein sequence is MLDQTFVSQKAAIDPDNFALANCLRALAIDAVNAANSGHPGAPMGMADAATVLFSKHLKFDASAPDWPDRDRFVLSNGHASMLLYGLLHLTGYEDMTIEQIRNFRQWGAITAGHPEWGHAKGIETTTGPLGQGIATAVGMALAERAMAGEFPGLVDHRTWVMLGDGCLQEGIGQEAISLAGHLGLGKLNVLYDDNDITIDGPTSVSFSENVPARLEACGWHVIRCDGHDAAALDKAMTEAKAETSRPTLIAMKTVIGFGAPNRAGTAKAHGSPLGEEEGALAKAALGWDAAPFDIPADLADAWKAIGARGAQARAEWEDALAASNHADTFRSRIAGELPEGYEAAVTEARKALFDAPQKVATRKASQIALESLTAAVPAMIGGSADLTGSNLTRVPAVDTTFTAETPGRYIGYGVREFGMAAAMNGLALHGGLRPYGGTFLVFSDYARNAIRLSALMGLGVTYVMTHDSIGLGEDGPTHQPIEHLASLRAIPNLNVFRPADAVETLEAWDLALRTPGTPALMALSRQGVPQLREAGDENLTARGGYVIRSYGDRRDVTLLATGTEVSLAVEAAEALHADGVGVAVVSMPCWELFDAQPEAYKAEVLGDAPRIAVEAASPFGWTRYVATEDDVIGLRDFGASAPAERLYDELGITRDAIVTKARVMIAD, encoded by the coding sequence ATGCTCGACCAGACATTCGTTTCCCAGAAAGCCGCCATCGACCCCGACAACTTCGCGCTTGCGAACTGCCTGCGGGCGCTGGCAATCGACGCGGTGAACGCCGCGAACTCCGGCCACCCCGGCGCGCCCATGGGCATGGCCGACGCGGCCACCGTGCTTTTCAGCAAGCACCTGAAATTCGATGCCTCGGCCCCCGACTGGCCCGACCGCGACCGCTTCGTGCTGTCGAACGGCCATGCCTCGATGCTGCTCTACGGTCTTCTGCACCTCACCGGTTACGAGGACATGACCATCGAGCAGATCCGCAACTTCCGCCAGTGGGGCGCGATCACCGCCGGCCATCCGGAGTGGGGCCATGCCAAGGGAATCGAGACCACCACCGGCCCGCTCGGGCAGGGCATTGCCACCGCCGTGGGCATGGCGCTCGCCGAACGCGCGATGGCCGGTGAATTTCCCGGCCTCGTCGATCACCGGACATGGGTGATGCTGGGCGACGGCTGCCTGCAGGAAGGCATCGGGCAGGAGGCGATCTCGCTCGCCGGGCACCTCGGCCTCGGCAAGCTCAACGTTCTCTACGACGACAACGACATCACCATCGACGGGCCGACCTCGGTCAGCTTCTCCGAGAACGTGCCGGCGCGGCTCGAGGCCTGTGGCTGGCACGTGATCCGCTGCGACGGCCACGACGCCGCGGCGCTCGACAAGGCGATGACCGAGGCCAAGGCCGAGACCTCGCGCCCCACGCTCATCGCCATGAAGACGGTGATCGGTTTCGGCGCGCCCAACCGCGCCGGCACCGCCAAGGCGCACGGCTCACCGCTGGGCGAGGAAGAGGGCGCGCTTGCCAAGGCCGCGCTCGGCTGGGATGCCGCCCCCTTCGATATCCCGGCGGATCTGGCCGACGCATGGAAGGCCATCGGCGCCCGTGGCGCGCAGGCCCGCGCCGAGTGGGAGGACGCGCTCGCCGCCTCCAACCATGCCGACACCTTCCGCAGCCGCATCGCCGGCGAGCTGCCCGAGGGCTACGAGGCCGCCGTCACCGAGGCCCGCAAGGCGCTGTTCGACGCGCCGCAGAAGGTCGCCACCCGCAAGGCCTCGCAGATCGCGCTGGAGAGCCTGACGGCGGCGGTGCCCGCGATGATCGGCGGCAGCGCCGACCTGACCGGCTCGAACCTGACGCGCGTCCCGGCGGTCGACACCACCTTCACCGCCGAGACGCCGGGCCGTTACATCGGCTACGGCGTGCGCGAGTTCGGCATGGCGGCAGCGATGAACGGGCTGGCGCTGCACGGCGGTCTGCGGCCCTACGGCGGCACCTTCCTGGTGTTCTCGGACTACGCCCGCAACGCCATCCGCCTTTCGGCGCTGATGGGTCTGGGTGTCACCTACGTGATGACACATGATTCCATCGGTCTCGGCGAGGACGGGCCGACGCACCAGCCGATCGAGCACCTTGCCTCGCTCCGGGCCATCCCGAACCTCAACGTCTTCCGTCCCGCGGACGCGGTCGAGACGCTCGAGGCCTGGGATCTCGCGCTGCGCACGCCGGGCACGCCGGCGCTGATGGCGCTGTCGCGGCAGGGCGTTCCGCAGCTGCGCGAGGCCGGCGACGAGAACCTCACCGCCCGTGGTGGCTACGTCATCCGCAGCTACGGCGACCGGCGCGACGTGACGCTTCTGGCCACCGGCACCGAGGTGTCGCTGGCGGTCGAGGCTGCCGAGGCCCTGCACGCCGACGGCGTGGGCGTGGCGGTGGTGTCGATGCCCTGCTGGGAGCTCTTCGATGCCCAGCCCGAGGCCTACAAGGCCGAGGTCCTGGGCGATGCGCCGCGCATCGCGGTCGAGGCGGCCTCGCCCTTCGGCTGGACCCGCTACGTGGCCACCGAGGACGACGTGATCGGCCTGCGCGACTTCGGCGCCTCGGCCCCGGCCGAACGCCTCTACGACGAGCTGGGCATCACCCGCGATGCCATCGTCACCAAGGCCCGCGTGATGATCGCGGACTGA
- a CDS encoding 6,7-dimethyl-8-ribityllumazine synthase, translating into MTDFNQTRIAFIKARWHADIVDRAHEGFLAEAARVLPGATVDAYDVPGAFEMPLLAKKLAASGRYDAVIAAAFVVDGGIYRHDFVSDAVVKGLMEAQMTTEVPVFSVSLTPHNYQETEAHNAFFREHFVGKGAEAANAVRGVFDIEMPGAELSVVNG; encoded by the coding sequence ATGACCGACTTCAACCAGACCCGTATCGCCTTCATCAAGGCGCGCTGGCACGCCGACATCGTCGACCGCGCGCACGAGGGCTTCCTTGCCGAGGCCGCCCGCGTGCTGCCCGGCGCCACCGTCGATGCCTACGACGTGCCCGGTGCCTTCGAGATGCCGCTGCTTGCCAAGAAGCTCGCCGCCTCGGGCCGCTACGACGCCGTCATCGCCGCCGCCTTCGTCGTGGACGGCGGCATCTACCGGCACGATTTCGTCTCCGACGCCGTGGTGAAGGGCCTCATGGAGGCACAGATGACCACCGAGGTTCCGGTGTTTTCGGTCTCGCTCACGCCGCACAACTACCAGGAAACCGAGGCGCACAACGCCTTCTTCCGCGAGCACTTCGTCGGCAAGGGGGCCGAGGCGGCCAACGCCGTGCGCGGCGTGTTCGACATCGAGATGCCCGGCGCCGAGCTGTCCGTGGTGAACGGCTGA
- a CDS encoding elongation factor G has protein sequence MRALTVVGPSNSGKSTLIAALSTLDGGQGTTLATTGGTSVTTFSFMGDDWALFDVPGGPETAPQIGPALAASDAALLCLPAEADAAVLCAPYLQILEASGVPSFVFVNGMDQASDRVSDIIAALQPYCAHGIVLRQVPLRDGETITGAVDLISERAWQYREGERSKLVELPPAMQARETAARTELLESLADFDDHLLEEIIEDQRPPTDELYDVATRAVQHHDLLPVLLGSAKHGNGLTRLMKTLRHEVPQVDALRARLGLGDDVVAAGCLADTLKHIGKAVLVRALSDGVAPGNRLAGDGIGGLVGLDARTQLAGLAPGQVGLAIKSDHLALGTLMGAEDAEPLPDWAAPHPPALKRVVTPVNERDENKLPGALARLAETDPGLTVSQTAGSGNLVIGVHGPQHERRIVGALADTFGIAVTCNAAPPSLRETIRRSVEIHHRHRKQSGGAGQFADVVLELSPAAPGEGFAFAETVKGGAVPRNYIPAVEAGVREALAEGPAGHPVVDVRAVLKDGKAHSVDSSDFAFRTAGRNAAREALQEAGTHVLQPILRVQIHAPGCFSGDVVQIVSGLKGQLQGIENHPELTGWDVVNALLPMGAEEPLTQALGSSARGTAWVGSALDHYEPVR, from the coding sequence ATGCGCGCTCTCACGGTCGTCGGACCATCCAACTCCGGAAAATCAACGCTGATCGCGGCGCTCTCCACACTCGACGGGGGGCAGGGAACGACCCTCGCGACCACCGGCGGCACGAGTGTCACCACCTTTTCCTTCATGGGCGATGACTGGGCGCTCTTCGACGTGCCCGGTGGCCCCGAGACCGCGCCGCAGATCGGGCCCGCACTGGCGGCGAGCGACGCGGCGCTTCTCTGCCTGCCGGCCGAGGCCGATGCCGCGGTGCTCTGCGCGCCCTACCTGCAGATCCTCGAGGCCTCGGGCGTGCCGAGCTTCGTCTTCGTCAACGGCATGGACCAGGCCAGCGACCGGGTGAGCGACATCATCGCCGCGCTGCAGCCCTACTGCGCCCATGGCATCGTGCTCCGGCAGGTGCCGCTACGCGACGGCGAGACGATCACAGGCGCGGTCGACCTGATCTCGGAACGGGCGTGGCAATACCGCGAGGGCGAACGCTCGAAGCTGGTGGAACTGCCGCCCGCGATGCAGGCGCGCGAGACGGCGGCCCGCACAGAGCTTCTGGAATCGCTGGCCGATTTCGACGACCACCTGCTCGAGGAAATCATCGAGGACCAGCGCCCGCCGACCGACGAGCTCTACGACGTGGCGACCCGCGCGGTGCAGCACCACGACCTGCTGCCGGTGCTGCTTGGCTCGGCGAAGCACGGCAACGGGCTCACCCGGCTGATGAAGACGCTGCGCCACGAGGTGCCGCAGGTCGATGCGCTGCGTGCCCGGCTCGGGCTTGGCGACGACGTGGTCGCGGCGGGCTGCCTCGCGGACACGCTCAAGCATATCGGCAAGGCGGTGCTGGTGCGCGCGCTCTCCGACGGCGTGGCACCGGGCAACCGGCTGGCCGGGGACGGGATCGGCGGGCTGGTCGGCCTCGACGCACGAACGCAGCTCGCCGGGCTCGCCCCCGGACAGGTCGGCCTCGCGATCAAGAGCGACCACCTCGCGCTTGGCACGCTGATGGGCGCCGAGGACGCAGAGCCCCTGCCCGACTGGGCCGCGCCGCATCCGCCGGCGCTGAAACGCGTCGTGACGCCGGTGAACGAGCGCGACGAGAACAAGCTGCCGGGTGCGCTGGCGCGGCTGGCCGAGACCGACCCCGGGCTGACCGTCTCGCAGACCGCAGGCAGCGGCAACCTCGTGATCGGCGTCCACGGCCCGCAGCACGAGCGCCGGATCGTGGGCGCCCTGGCCGACACCTTCGGGATCGCGGTCACCTGCAACGCGGCACCGCCGTCCCTGCGCGAGACGATCCGGCGCTCCGTCGAGATCCACCACCGCCACCGCAAGCAGTCGGGCGGTGCCGGCCAGTTCGCCGATGTCGTGCTGGAGCTTTCGCCTGCCGCACCCGGCGAGGGCTTTGCCTTTGCCGAGACCGTGAAGGGCGGCGCGGTGCCCCGCAACTACATCCCGGCGGTCGAGGCCGGCGTCCGCGAGGCTCTGGCGGAGGGGCCTGCCGGGCACCCGGTTGTCGATGTCCGCGCGGTGCTGAAGGACGGCAAGGCGCATTCCGTCGACAGCTCGGACTTCGCATTTCGCACCGCCGGGCGGAACGCCGCCCGCGAGGCACTGCAGGAAGCCGGCACCCACGTGCTGCAGCCGATCCTGCGGGTGCAGATCCATGCGCCGGGCTGTTTCTCGGGCGATGTCGTGCAGATCGTGAGCGGCCTGAAGGGGCAGCTGCAGGGCATCGAGAATCACCCGGAGCTGACCGGCTGGGACGTGGTGAACGCGCTTCTGCCGATGGGCGCCGAAGAGCCGCTGACGCAGGCGCTCGGCAGCAGCGCGCGCGGCACGGCATGGGTGGGCTCTGCGCTCGACCATTACGAACCGGTGCGCTGA
- the eutB gene encoding hydroxyectoine utilization dehydratase EutB — protein sequence MTDRTALTLADVLAASCTIRDVVETTPLVPSMLGPELGGELWLKLEIAQPIGAFKLRGAANAIARLPEGAAGVTCCSTGNHGRGVAYAAARKGVRAVVCMSELVPQAKVDGIRALGAEVHIRGRSQDEAQREASRLVAEEGLVDIPPFDDAHVIAGQGTIALEMLAAKPELDTLLIPLSGGGLAAGMALAAKAIKPDLRIVGITMDRGAAMQASILAGQPVEVEEMPSLADSLGGGIGLENRHTFALCRDLIDEIVLVSEDEIYRAMQSFYRADRMVAEGASVVAIAALQSGRLAPSARMGTVVTGRNVDMEQFTRVVTGQDVTLGDVTVKGGHHA from the coding sequence ATGACCGACCGGACTGCCCTGACCCTCGCCGACGTCCTTGCCGCCTCGTGCACCATCCGCGACGTGGTCGAGACAACGCCGCTGGTGCCCTCGATGCTCGGCCCCGAGCTTGGCGGAGAGCTCTGGCTGAAGCTCGAGATCGCCCAGCCCATCGGCGCGTTCAAGCTGCGTGGCGCTGCGAACGCCATCGCGCGGCTGCCCGAGGGGGCGGCGGGCGTCACCTGCTGCTCCACAGGCAACCATGGCCGGGGCGTCGCCTACGCCGCCGCGCGCAAGGGCGTGCGGGCGGTGGTCTGCATGTCCGAGCTGGTGCCGCAGGCCAAGGTCGACGGCATCCGCGCGCTGGGGGCGGAGGTCCACATCCGCGGCCGCTCGCAGGACGAGGCGCAGCGCGAGGCGTCGCGGCTCGTGGCCGAGGAGGGGCTCGTGGATATCCCACCCTTCGACGATGCGCATGTCATTGCCGGGCAGGGGACCATCGCGCTCGAGATGCTGGCGGCGAAGCCGGAGCTCGACACCCTGCTGATCCCTCTGTCGGGCGGTGGTCTCGCTGCGGGCATGGCGCTGGCCGCCAAGGCGATCAAGCCCGACCTGCGCATCGTCGGGATCACCATGGACCGGGGCGCGGCGATGCAGGCGTCGATCCTTGCCGGTCAGCCCGTCGAGGTCGAGGAGATGCCCTCGCTCGCCGACAGTCTCGGCGGTGGCATCGGGCTCGAGAACCGCCACACCTTCGCGCTCTGCCGGGATCTCATCGACGAGATCGTGCTGGTCAGCGAAGACGAGATCTACCGCGCCATGCAGTCCTTTTATCGCGCCGACCGGATGGTGGCCGAGGGCGCCTCGGTCGTGGCCATCGCGGCGCTGCAGTCGGGCAGGCTGGCACCCTCGGCCCGCATGGGCACCGTCGTCACCGGTCGCAATGTCGACATGGAGCAATTCACCCGGGTCGTCACCGGGCAGGACGTCACCCTGGGTGACGTGACCGTCAAGGGAGGCCATCATGCCTGA
- a CDS encoding cyclodeaminase: MPDIRILTEAQLRDVVALDRETVDVIENGFRALAGGGVVMPPVLSMAIEEAHGEVDVKTAYVPGFDGFALKVSPGFFDNPKIGLPSLNGLMILLSATTGLVQAVFLDNGYLTDIRTAAAGAVAARHLAPEDLAVAGVLGTGVQARLQMQALHLERPFDRCLVWGRDPQRAAACAADIAAATGASAEVMTEIAPLVKQSQLVVTTTPATEPLITADMLHGGLHITAMGSDQGGKTEIAPEALAAADLYVCDRVSQCALMGELRGARAAGLMAGDPPELGAVIAGQAPGRSDPRQVTICDLTGTGVQDTAIASHVAARLGEAGTVIHA; this comes from the coding sequence ATGCCTGATATCCGCATCCTCACCGAAGCCCAGCTGCGCGACGTCGTGGCGCTCGACCGCGAGACGGTCGACGTGATCGAGAACGGCTTCCGCGCGCTTGCCGGCGGTGGCGTGGTGATGCCGCCGGTACTGTCGATGGCGATCGAGGAGGCGCATGGCGAGGTCGACGTCAAGACCGCCTACGTGCCGGGCTTCGACGGCTTTGCGCTCAAGGTCTCGCCGGGCTTCTTCGACAATCCGAAGATCGGGCTGCCGTCGCTGAACGGCCTGATGATCCTGCTGTCGGCGACGACCGGGCTGGTGCAGGCGGTGTTCCTCGACAACGGCTACCTTACCGACATCCGCACGGCGGCAGCGGGCGCCGTGGCCGCGCGGCACCTCGCCCCCGAGGACCTGGCAGTTGCCGGCGTGCTCGGCACCGGGGTGCAGGCGCGGCTCCAGATGCAGGCGCTGCATCTCGAACGGCCCTTCGACCGCTGCCTCGTCTGGGGGCGCGACCCGCAGCGCGCGGCGGCCTGTGCCGCCGACATCGCCGCCGCGACCGGCGCCTCGGCCGAGGTGATGACCGAGATCGCGCCGCTGGTGAAGCAGAGCCAGCTTGTCGTGACGACCACGCCCGCGACCGAGCCGCTGATCACCGCCGACATGCTGCACGGCGGGTTGCACATCACGGCGATGGGCTCGGACCAGGGCGGAAAGACCGAGATCGCCCCCGAGGCGTTGGCGGCGGCAGACCTCTACGTCTGCGACCGGGTGAGCCAATGCGCGCTGATGGGCGAGCTGCGCGGGGCGCGCGCGGCAGGGCTCATGGCCGGGGACCCGCCCGAGCTGGGGGCCGTCATCGCGGGGCAGGCCCCGGGGCGCAGCGACCCGCGGCAGGTCACCATCTGCGACCTGACCGGCACCGGGGTGCAGGATACCGCGATTGCCTCGCATGTGGCGGCACGGCTCGGCGAGGCGGGGACGGTGATCCACGCCTGA